The DNA window cactcgccctgcattcaggagttcaaatccggtctcagacacttgacactagttgtgtgaccctgggcaagtcacttaacattcattgctctgaaaaaaaaaaacacagaaaaatggGTTGTGTGTTTCTGGGCTTTTTTTACATGACACTAATAAAATTCTTTCCGATTCATTAAGTGACTAAAATAGCTATATTGGTAACTGTTGTCCCCAAAGCTCCATAataaaatttatgttatatacttataaaatataaaatttcgaTAGCCTATAATTTTAAGAACAGTAGATATCAAATTAACAAACTCTAATTACAGTATAATTATGCCTATTGCATTTGGCATATTCTATAAGAATTAGAAGAATAATTCATTAAGACCTCATATGCTTACTGTTATCTGcaagatttcattttaaattcttttatttttcaagttttgATGAATAcagataatattttaattaaacaaGTTACAAGGTGTAAGGTGTTTTTGTAACATAATAgtcatatataaatttaatttcaatGATAAAGGTTTTCATTTGGACAAAAGTTTGCAATATTTTGCTTAACACCAAACAAATACAATCTTAAATTTGGTTCTGCATCAAGTTTATTTCTGGATTTTGATTTAAAATAGAGGAAAAGTCAAAATGCTTATTCATATAAAGATGCAATGGAAAATTGTAGGAGAATCTTACAAATTCTTTTGCTGAAAATTGAAAATTCGTTTTTGTTTTTAGCCAAAAATCTGTTGGGCTATAATTTCTGAATGATGTTTCCAGTCCAAAATTCACTGATATATCAagtttttgtatttattcattgtcaattcctcacccctccccatctatcactctctctctcaatctttgAATTTAAGCCTCTAGCCTCTATCTTTCACCCTTGGTCTGGCTTTCTTTCTCATATACTTACACCCAGACTTATAGGATTAGGAAAATCTGAGTGAATGTCCATGTACTTCAAGATTGCAGACCATTGGAAATAGCATATAGATATTGAAACAATGATGGCACCCAGTAAAATGGCTGAGAGGGTgcaatttttgtcctttcttcctgCCATGCTCACCAATGGTCTGAGGGGCTGCTGAAGGTAGAGACTGACACTTAACCCTGGGTGGACATTTGCCCAGTGCTGCCCTCTGGGGAAAGATGAGATGAAGGGAGGTATGACCTGGGCTTCACCCAACTCACCAAACAGGGCTGCTGGTTTGGCTGATTGGCATTCTACCCCAAAGCTCTTTCTAGCCTGTTTCCCAAACTATAAGCTCTTCTCCAATTTTTCCTGTTTCCTGATTCATTTATCATCCTCAGAGaagtttcagttcttccaaaatTCCCCTGCTTGAGATGACAAGGTCAGTGCCCATTCCATGCTCCCTGATGTACCCAGAAGGGGAAATAGGAAGACCAGAGCAATACACAGTCCTTCTTGGTTTCTATTCTGTGGTCTCTAGGTGGAAGTTCACCTCAAGACCCATAACCCAGAATAAAATGATCCCTCTCTTTTATTAAAAAGtataggggtggggcagctaggtggcgcagtggatagagcactggccctgaattcaggagtacctgagttcaaatccgacctcagacacttaacacttactagctgtgtgaccctgggcaagtcacttaaccccaattgccccacaaaaaacaaaacaaaacaaaacaaaacaaaaaaagtataggggcacctaggtggcacagtggataaagctacACATGTTATTATTATGAAGTCTCCTCATCAAATAAAGTCAGTCCAATAAATaaaagtggatttttaaaaacccaaagtgtaaaactttccatttatccctattatattTCAATCTCATTCCATTCAATTCTCCCATCACTGTGACCTGTCAACaactttttggatcctgactctgtcatccaatATGTTAGCTATGTCTCCCAGTTTCAAGTCATCTCAAAATACACTTTGCAGGCCTTCCATGTCTTCATCCAAGgcatggcaaaaacaaaaaaagttaaatagaaCAGGACCAAGGACACATCCCtggtgtgttaagataatggatttagcagatactcagggacccacctggagattcaaactgattgaattggataacgAGACTGACTGGATTACTGACTGACtcctagttaactagattgtaagcacatctggattgtacttaagagtacttaaaaAAGCATGGTTcccagaagctaacaactttgaactttggcCACCTTCCAGCCctgtcaaccaaccagcttgaagaacctcccatttgggggaggggacaggaaggaggaagcagaggctgcGCAGGGAGGTCGGTCTTTTTGGTTTCGAGACATCGTAGTGGTGggagaggacttcagaagtggaagcTAGGGAAGTTTAGGATCATCAGGTTATAGGAACTCTgttctcaatatttttcttttactatctttcaataaacccttaaaaacctaaactcagttatcagttattttagtcagtttcccccaaaaattgggggacagattagaacctacatttagaaatttaaattacacagtttggctgaccacgaagaggaaaagcaaatgtttgtcttctgatcttctggttggtaagatttcccctcccctgtccccttaaattggaaagtactgccAAATATCTgctgttttaaatttaaaatttcaaatggatcttttaaacttcCTAAGTACCCTTCTTCTAACCTTagcttcactaatcagagatgttggccagttttaatgaatttttttattcctatttttcattttgtgtggCTTTGTTGTGTGTTATGGAAAATTTGGCATGTCCTGGATGATATTAGGacaaagatgattccctgggattccccattaggaaagctactcatagattggaataagggaaaacttagactaaatacaaccataaccagaggagagcttatcagactgtgttttatgtggcatgaggaattacaggaagaatggcccaaacacgggtcatttgatccccaaacattgaggcgtTTGCAAAGAACCCTACGTGAATGGTCATctgaacattcactttattggaaaatctgggccagagcaagcgaaaattatcatactaaaaatataagacgAAGAAAATTCAGGCCCCAgcttacatctgagtctgcctcccaaactgaaataataaatgatctgACTCAATCCAGACCCCCAACTTGAAGACAAGGGCTCTCAAACTGAAACAATagactggcagaaatttttaaacctacttcaggaggctaatgaaagaccaaacagattttatgatagactttgtgaagccaCTAAGCAGTAcgccagattggatccagtagatctaagagattcctatattgtctcaacacatttgtttataattcattgCCAGAAATCCGCAGATACTTTCTGatacaatgtccagactggagaactctcacagtagataggattaaggaactagcaaattatgtctttgactcacatgAGGGAAGTCCAGATGGCGCTAAAGAGAGTATTCTGGCGCCTGAACTTTCTGGTCATGACTTGAATCATCCCAAGCCTAAGCTTGAAAACATGACCTCCCAAACTGAAAAGCCCAATAATACAACTCAATCCAAACCCGAGATTGAAtgcaaggccattcagactgaaattccaaatgacccaactcctattccctctccctctatttcctccatgccaaccaaacacataaagaaataaatgattccCCCCGTAGAGGAGATGGAGAAGGTAAaaattttccccttcaagagatcctcacccatggtcaaaaaggcaCTATAcataagctcagacaatacataCCTTTTACACACAAGGATTTGGTTTCATGGAGACAGTACTCTTAAATTTGATGAGGTTCCCACAGCAGTCATCAAccagtttagggcaatttttagagcatatcagccacttggaatgatgttactgacctcatggaaacaatattgtctccaggggaaagagaagatagaATAGCTGCGGCAAATGGCCTGGAAGCCATGGGAAAgtttgatattgggtggcctattcaagaccctgactgggatcCCAATGACCCTAGGCATTTTGATATGTGGAAAGATGCAagagaaacattgctgaaggcaatggtaTCCTgaattagaaagactgataactggcaaaaatttatagatacagttcaggaatctaatgagagacctaatagattctatgataggTTATGTAAACAGGCCAGGCAATATActggactagacccattagaccgTAGAgatgcccatattatctgctctcattttgtaaaccagtccttaccagaaattcagaaatattttaaaaagcaatgtgcTGGATGGagtagtttgagtcctgacagacttaaagaaatagcaacatatatttatgaaggaaatgagagagaagaagggaacagattggacattttagctccagtacaggaaacaacaaggCAGCAAGACCAGACAGTTGAAAATTGcaatcaaccccctaaattttgcgaGTACCGCAAAAAACAAAGACACTatttgagagaatgtaggactagAAAACAAGAACTTAAGAGGGCAgtgaccgagagccttgaggaattctttgggggaaatcgaaataattatggaaatttttatcAGAAAGGGAACAAATGAGGTAATTATAGgacttattacaggcagaattaaaatgaatataaatcttttcagggggatacagagagacagtatcagaataaccatagaccctatcagggaggtataGAAGGACAGAGCCAGAAtaagggtaaccatggactccctcaaaggggggcacaggattgatgaGATGAAGGAGAGGGATGGAATATAGATACTTAAAActacatattcccagatccagattttttgaatgccctttgtgccagtccattcacctccgcagagtaatgaacctcatgtgaccctcaaagtgggggacacgtattatgattgtctgctagacacaggagcttctaaatcagtattagtaagcaaaccagaccctggatgtaAAGCTGTAGGATCTTTGAATGTGGTAGGAGTTTCgggaaaagcccaaagagtggcaaaattaacccctcacatggtatctatggggcccttaacagtggaacattcattcttacttatgcctgatgcccctgtaaatttattaggtcgtgatctcctttgcaagctaagagcaaccatatcttgtgctccagatggggctgtctccctgcAATTGCCAgtggatactgttcatttattgcCAATTTtgattacagaagctcaaggaagaGTAGGGGATACATCcgaaatcccctctgacattcttCTGTCAGTCATCATTCTGACAGTCTTCTCTCTTAGACTTCTTTTACAGTATATGCCTCATACTCCTATTTCTGGGTCAATGAAGGATAGTTTACTGACTTTGTTGGCTTGAATTAcaaatttttttctatcttttaaaaaatgtattttcaatcagcaagcatttacctTTTCTACCTCCCAAACCTATACTTCTCCCTCTCAAACTGAGAGAAAATCCCCACCCCACATTACAAACActtgtagtcaagcaaaacaaatctctaCATTGgccattttgaaaaacaaattctcatgCCATATTCTGAGTCCACTTGGTCAGGAAGTGGGCAGCCTGTCTCACccttggtcctctggaatcctggttaTTGTGGTGAtcagagttcccaagtctttcaaagtagtTTATCTTTACCATATTAtagttatcatataaattgttttcctggttccattAACTTCATCCTGCATCAGTTCAGACTATCAGTccgtcaataaacatttattaagcacctactgtgtgtcaggcactgtgttaagtacaaaaagagacaaaatgatgcaaaaaaaaaagatgcaaaaagaGATAGGAGACAAACCCCAGCCTGGGGGACTGGTTGATGGTGATACCATCATTAGTAACAGTTTGGATGTTCAATAAAAAGAGGCATTTGCAGGATTCCTACAGAGAAAGCCAGACATGAGCAGACTCTGCTTTGTAAGATACTTCACTAGACCTTAACTAGATCTTGTTATACCCAAGCTATTGCCCTGCACACATTTCCTGCCTTTCTCAGCCAGACTCCCACAAACAGTGTCTGCACACAgtctcctctccctcactcctccctcctcactcctggACAGTCCTGCTTCCCCCATCATTAGCCAATGGAGACTGCTCTCCCCAAAGTCACCAAGGATCCAGCCTCAATGGCCAAAGCTGATGGTCTTTTCCCAGGCTTCATCCTTCCTGAACTTCCTGTTGAACTTGACACTGTCAGCCTCCCtcatctctgggtttttgtgcctcttctctctctgggTTCTCCCCTTCCCTGTCTGATCCCTCTTTCTCAGTCCCCTCTGCAGGCTTATCATCCACAACCTGTTCCCTAATGGGGGTGTTTGCTAaggctctgccctgggccctcttgtctcctctctgtgacctcatcagctcccatagagtGAATTCCCATCTCTGTTCACATGACTCCTGTGTCTGTGTTTCCTGCCCCAGCCTCTGTCCAGCATCCCCTGCTGTCTCCTGGATGTTTCAGGCCTGAGTCTCTAAGCTCCCTTAAAcacaacatgtcccaaactggaCTTACTGCTTTGCCCCAAACCCAGGCCTCTTTCAGACTTTCCTTTTCCTAATTTGTTATGGGGAATTAGGGTAGgaggtttggggtccttaggaattcctctgtaaagaattacaccctggggcagctaggtgaggaacacttattagctgtgtgaccctggacaggtcacttaaccccaattgcctcaccaaaaaaaaaaaaaaaaaaagaattacactgtcttgcacacaaatccaacagaataagataatagtttatttaggggctgaggaagggaacccaagagagaaatccttccacttcttttcatggggagaaggcatggcacagagcaaggctctgagataccaatctccttgaggaggagacaggcagatgcttttatagaggactgatgggggtgatcatctgactgtggaaagttcccttattgagggaggaccatcccccactggtggtggctggaggaattgggagagaagtggctgtggatctctcaagccatctctctctcctcctccttacacaaaggcagcagccatacctgttcatctccccaggggtgagggagactggaatgaagggtggtggtcctggagctagctcggtcctgatcaggttccacttatttctttaggtatgtctgtcctttggcttagtttctcatggagaaggttctttgatgtacccccagaaaaattctggggtgctaggcccataacataaTGAACCTAATACAATTCTTCAAGTCTCATGGTTTGTGACCTTGGATTTATCTCCACCTTCTCCCTCtgctccccgccccccatccccTAGTCACAGCCATAACATCCCTTCCATGTGAcaagtgaaagatgaaatgacccAGGAAACAAAGGTTGGAGCTTCTGACCCAATCGATTTATGAAGCAATGTCTGCCTATTACCCCACAATCCAGGACCAGACCTCCTCAGCTTAGGGCCAGACCCTGAATACAGGGGCAGACAGACATTTgtactttaaaaacaattaatcagaTGAGGCCAATGAATGAAAAGGAGACTGGCCAACAtgaggtaatctgatttctaattggagggaagattagggactttccaagttggaaggGGAGAGCAaacaggtgcaattccctgaaatcatccCCATCAACCCCCAGTGTCTATGAACAGTCAAAAGAACATGGAAACCATAACCGATTGCTCAGCaaggggccagttttcagataagccCTGGGCTGCTGGGGATGTACAagtgtgagaaaactccttgtgTCAACTCCTTGTGTCAGTCCTGGGATCAGCCCAGGTTTCTGACCAGCAGAACCTCAGGTCCTAATTAAGGGTCTTTAAGCCCCAGAGAGAGGTGGTCCAGCATCCCAGCCATGCAGGGCCAGGTTCAAACAATGAAATAAGATTTGctctcaattcccacaattgaatagctttctcacaagacagaagttGGACCAGACCCATAACTGCatagagggaactgaggcagctCCAGAACTGAGTCACAAGAGGGAGTCAGTGTGGTTCCCTCAATCCCCACAATTAAACACTTGCTCAGCTAATCCCCACAATTTCCTCCTCCACACACCCCCCCTTCTCTGTGCTCATGTGGCCTCCATAGGAGCAGAGCCTCTTCCTTCTCACCCAGATTACTAGGATGGCCCGTGATCGTCTCTCTTCCCTCCAGACCATCTTTTAAACCCTAAACATGTGCTTTTCCTTAAGGACAAATCTGACTGAGTTACTGCTCTCCTCAAGAGACAGCAGTGGCTCCCTAGTGCTTCTGTGATACATTATAACGTCCTATGTTTATTCCTTCACAGCCTGGCTCCATCCCTATCTCATTGTAtgatcaccctcttcttcctGCACTGTGGGATCTGTCCAAACTGGCCCTTTCTTCATACCCTGCACCCCATCTCCCACTTCTGGGCCTTTGCCCCTGCCATCCCCCATCCCTGGAAtccactccctccttccctctgcctcatGGATCCTCTCTTCCTCCAAGGCCCAGCTCAAGCCCCACTTTCTaggtgaagcctttcctgatccctcacatgccagtgccttccctcactCCATGTCTTCTAATCATTTGTATTCATGGTGTCTATACTTTTGTGCACACTTGTCactcccattggaatgtaaggCTGGGACTGTTGCATTCtttatatttgcattcccagcagCTAACAGGGGGCCTgatatacagtaagcacttaataaatgcttgttgattgactgactctcTTTGTAGAAGCACAGCAGtgcacagagaaagaaagacaactgTCTTtctaagaagaaagaaagcaaggaatgcattaactgggggtggggggggtggggcagagggcAGGCCAGGCCTGGAGGCTGTtcaaaggtgtggaggtgggagatgaaaggCTGAGTTTGGGGAGACACAAGGAGGCCAGTTTGACTGTCACATAAATCGTGTGTGAGAGGGAGTAACAGCAGATGTTGGAAAGGGAGGCAGGAGTCAGACTGAGGAGGGCTCTGAATGTCAAGGTTAGGGTTTGGAAATTCTCCAAGGGTCCATAGGGAGCCACCACATGTTCTTGAGGAGGTGAATGAAGTGGTCAGACTTAGACTTTCTAGgatttatttagtcatttgtgGACTGGAGAGATGAATGGTATCAATCAGTCAGGAAGCCTCCTAAGTGCTTACCCTGTACCAGTCCCTGTGCTGGGTGCTGGGTTACATATAAAATCAGTCATttcctgccctggaggagcttcCATtccaggagaaggaagaggatgtAGGATATGCCCAGGAGGGTGACCTGGGGAGGGAGCCCTGGACCAGCAGTCACAGGGATCCTGAGCAGTGTCAGACAGAGCCCAGAAGATCACTGACCTGGATGAAAGAGGGTGTGGCCTCTAGGGTCATGGGGTGTGGTGGGGTCTGTCCCCTGCCCGGGTCTCTGCAGAGGGGCTGAGGAGGGGGATACAAAGGTGCACTGGAGGGATGATGATCAGAGAGTGGGTTGAATTTGGGTGAGCAGAACTTGGGGTGGTTGTTGAGTAATATTTCCTGGAGTGTTTGACCCAGGCTGGGTGTAGTTGAGAGGCAGCTATGACGCAGTAGACAGTATGAATCTGAGTACTGGGTTCTAGTCCTTTCTCCATTCCGGATCTGCGCTGTGTGACCTCCAAAAGGTCgcttgccctctctgggcctcagagggGAGGGGCTGAACATGCGCAGGAAGGGCAGCCGAATGTTGGCCTTGTTCTCCTTGTTCAGGCCCAGGCTGCGAGCGATTGGAGAGCGGGCGTGTCCGTCAGGGCTGACCCGCCCCCAGTGTCTTCTCAGAGCACTTCACAGAGATGGTTAAGTCTGAGTGTCACTTTGAGAATGGGACTGAGCACGTGCGGCATATGCAGAGATATTTCTACAACCGGGAGGAGTACACGCGCTTCGACAGTGATGTCGGAAAGTTCCTGGCACTGACGGAGCTGGGGCGGCGCAGTGCTAAGTATAGTAACAGCCAGAAGGAGATCCTGGAGCAACTTCGGGCCGCTGTGGACACCATCTGCCGCCACAACTACGAGGTGTCTGAGCCCTTCTTTGTGCCCCGGCGCGGTGAGCGAGCGCCCTctgcaggggagggagggaccagGGGAGCCCTGCAGGGACCCAGGGAGAGAGAGGAGCGAGCAGGAGAGGGGgcggagcagggagggaagagaaggggctggaagggagagcagagggaggggacagaggggaagggagggggaggtggcTGTGATGGGAGGGGgcaggtggggaggagagaagggagagcacAGGAGCAGGACAGAgcaaggatggagggagggggagatgatggatgggagggaggagggaggggaacctgatggggagggagaggaaaagaagagagatgggggatggggagagacagGGGACAAAAGGGGgatgaaggggaaggaggaataatgggggaagggatggggatggaaggaggaagaatgagggatgagaagagggagggaagtgagagagggaggaggaggacagCAGAGATGATGGGGAGGAATCAGGAGCAGAAA is part of the Dromiciops gliroides isolate mDroGli1 chromosome 4, mDroGli1.pri, whole genome shotgun sequence genome and encodes:
- the LOC122754991 gene encoding rano class II histocompatibility antigen, D-1 beta chain-like is translated as MRRKGSRIVFSEHFTEMVKSECHFENGTEHVRHMQRYFYNREEYTRFDSDVGKFLALTELGRRSAKYSNSQKEILEQLRAAVDTICRHNYEVSEPFFVPRRGDREPLESIE